From Enhydrobacter sp., the proteins below share one genomic window:
- a CDS encoding TSUP family transporter, translating into MLTHIVIAATALIVSGLTLFSGFGLGTILMPAFALFFPVSVAIPATAVVHLVNNLFKLFLVGRQADWKVVARFGLPAALAAVAGAWLLGQLGGLPVLARYGLLGEAREIEPVKLVIGVVIVAFALLELSPRFAELSFPPRYLAAGGLVSGFFGGLSGNQGAFRSAFLLKAGLDKEAFVATGVVTAVVVDTVRLFVYGLSFYATNFAAISGDVAGVVATAIVAAAVGAWLGARLLKKVTLRLVQLVVAFMMIVVGLGLASGVL; encoded by the coding sequence CGCTCTTCTCGGGCTTCGGGCTCGGCACCATCCTGATGCCTGCGTTCGCGCTCTTCTTCCCGGTATCCGTCGCGATCCCGGCGACGGCCGTCGTCCATCTCGTCAACAATCTCTTCAAGCTCTTTCTCGTCGGACGTCAGGCGGACTGGAAGGTGGTCGCGCGGTTCGGTCTGCCGGCGGCGCTGGCCGCGGTCGCCGGCGCCTGGCTGCTCGGCCAGCTCGGCGGCCTGCCGGTGCTCGCGCGCTACGGCCTGCTCGGCGAGGCGCGCGAGATCGAGCCGGTCAAGCTGGTGATCGGCGTGGTCATCGTGGCCTTCGCCCTGCTCGAGCTCAGCCCGAGATTCGCCGAGCTGTCGTTCCCGCCGCGCTATCTGGCGGCCGGCGGCCTCGTCTCCGGTTTCTTCGGCGGCTTGTCGGGCAACCAGGGCGCGTTCCGCTCGGCCTTCCTGCTGAAGGCAGGCCTCGACAAGGAGGCGTTCGTGGCGACCGGCGTCGTGACCGCCGTCGTCGTCGATACGGTCCGCCTCTTCGTCTACGGCCTGTCGTTCTACGCGACGAACTTCGCGGCAATCAGCGGCGACGTCGCCGGCGTTGTCGCGACGGCGATCGTGGCGGCGGCCGTCGGCGCCTGGCTCGGCGCTCGTCTGCTCAAGAAGGTCACCCTGCGGCTCGTGCAGCTCGTCGTGGCGTTCATGATGATCGTGGTCGGTCTCGGCCTCGCGAGCGGAGTTCTGTAG
- a CDS encoding PIN domain nuclease yields the protein MTVVDTSVWIDFLNGRDAPHVRHLNAALGVEEIIVGDLMLCEVLQGLRDERQAREVATLLRRFQIVPMAGEGIAVVAAHNFRTLRRLGITVRKTIDLLIGTWCIENQTALLHNDADFRPMARHLGLVETPLAV from the coding sequence ATGACAGTCGTCGACACCAGCGTATGGATTGACTTTCTGAACGGCCGCGACGCACCCCACGTCAGACATCTGAATGCCGCTCTCGGCGTCGAGGAGATCATCGTCGGAGACCTGATGCTCTGCGAGGTCCTGCAAGGCTTGCGCGACGAGCGACAGGCCCGAGAGGTCGCGACCCTGCTGCGCCGTTTCCAGATCGTGCCAATGGCCGGAGAAGGGATTGCCGTCGTGGCCGCGCACAACTTCCGCACGCTACGACGACTCGGCATCACCGTGCGAAAGACCATCGATCTCTTGATCGGAACGTGGTGCATCGAGAACCAGACGGCACTCCTGCACAATGATGCGGATTTCCGGCCGATGGCTCGACATCTCGGACTGGTTGAGACGCCGCTGGCGGTCTGA
- a CDS encoding type II toxin-antitoxin system VapB family antitoxin, translated as MRTNIDIDDKLMAEAQKVSGIATKKQTVEEALRLMVRLRRQQEVRSAFGKYRWRGNLARSREGRGME; from the coding sequence ATGCGCACCAACATTGACATCGACGACAAGCTCATGGCGGAGGCTCAAAAAGTCTCCGGCATCGCGACCAAGAAGCAGACCGTGGAGGAGGCTCTCCGTCTGATGGTCCGATTGCGTCGGCAGCAGGAAGTCCGATCGGCTTTCGGCAAGTACCGCTGGCGCGGCAACCTCGCACGCAGCCGAGAAGGCCGAGGCATGGAATGA
- a CDS encoding MBL fold metallo-hydrolase has translation MQDRRIGDVRVTRIEEQMGPGFPAKDFFPEFEAETFAAEQGWLAPSYYQPESGRLMTSIHSWLVRTDKYTILVDSCSGNHKPRPGMPRFDMLDTKYLDRLREAGAQPEQIDFVMCTHLHVDHVGWNTRLENGKWVPTFPNARYVMSRTDHDHWAAVAKRPDSVPYEVNTYNDSVLPIVEAKKAEFVSGDHGMCGCLTLKPAPGHTPGQIRVDLESRGKRAIFSGDALHNPVQVPLWKWNSRFCEDRDRARQTRQKLLSDCVEQGALLMPAHFAPPHAAYIKEARSGAGADRFVLDWDFDNARGR, from the coding sequence ATGCAAGACCGCAGGATCGGCGACGTGCGCGTCACGCGCATCGAGGAGCAGATGGGGCCGGGCTTCCCGGCCAAGGATTTCTTCCCCGAGTTCGAGGCCGAGACCTTCGCCGCTGAGCAGGGCTGGCTGGCGCCGAGCTACTACCAGCCGGAGAGCGGGCGGCTGATGACCTCGATCCATTCGTGGCTGGTGCGCACCGACAAGTACACGATCCTGGTCGATTCCTGCAGCGGCAACCACAAGCCGCGTCCCGGCATGCCGCGCTTCGACATGCTGGACACGAAGTATCTCGACCGGCTGCGCGAAGCGGGCGCGCAGCCCGAGCAGATCGACTTCGTGATGTGCACGCACCTGCACGTCGATCACGTCGGCTGGAACACGCGGCTCGAGAACGGCAAGTGGGTGCCGACCTTCCCCAACGCCAGGTACGTGATGTCGCGCACCGACCACGATCACTGGGCGGCCGTCGCCAAGCGACCCGATTCGGTTCCCTACGAGGTCAACACCTACAACGATTCGGTGCTGCCGATCGTCGAGGCGAAGAAAGCCGAGTTCGTGTCGGGCGACCACGGCATGTGCGGCTGCCTGACGCTCAAGCCCGCGCCCGGCCACACGCCGGGCCAGATCCGCGTCGATCTCGAGTCGCGCGGCAAGCGCGCCATCTTCTCGGGCGACGCGCTGCACAATCCGGTGCAGGTCCCGCTATGGAAATGGAACAGCCGCTTCTGCGAGGACCGCGACCGGGCGCGCCAGACGCGGCAGAAGCTGCTGTCCGATTGCGTCGAGCAGGGCGCGCTGCTCATGCCGGCGCACTTCGCGCCGCCGCACGCCGCCTACATCAAGGAGGCCAGGTCCGGGGCAGGGGCCGACCGCTTCGTTCTCGACTGGGACTTCGACAACGCGCGTGGACGCTGA
- a CDS encoding enoyl-CoA hydratase/isomerase family protein, whose amino-acid sequence MGQYSKVEIDGRLMIVTINRPEVYNACHPMANEELVAAFDEFHANPDLWVAIITGAGDKAFCAGNDLKYHAEIQAKTGKRPIHPLKGFGGLTNRHDLDKPVIAAVNGVAMGGGFEIALASDIIIASDNATFALPEPRVGLAAGAGGMQRLSRMIPLKKAMGMMLTGRHVSAKEGFELGFVTAVVPHADLMKEARRWADDILACSPMSVRATKQVVMRSLDAPALEVAMHNLHYPAFVAMTRSEDTVEGPKAFAEKRKPNWKGR is encoded by the coding sequence ATGGGCCAGTACAGCAAAGTCGAGATCGACGGCCGCCTGATGATCGTCACGATCAACCGGCCCGAGGTCTATAACGCCTGCCATCCCATGGCGAACGAAGAGCTGGTGGCGGCTTTCGACGAGTTCCACGCCAACCCCGACCTGTGGGTCGCCATCATCACCGGCGCCGGCGACAAGGCCTTCTGTGCCGGCAACGATCTCAAGTACCACGCCGAGATCCAGGCCAAGACCGGCAAGCGGCCGATCCATCCGCTCAAGGGCTTCGGCGGCCTCACCAACCGCCACGATCTCGACAAGCCCGTGATCGCCGCAGTGAACGGAGTGGCGATGGGCGGCGGCTTCGAGATCGCGCTGGCGTCCGACATCATCATCGCCTCGGACAATGCGACCTTCGCGCTGCCCGAGCCGAGAGTCGGTCTCGCCGCCGGCGCCGGCGGCATGCAGCGCCTGTCGCGCATGATCCCGCTCAAGAAGGCGATGGGCATGATGCTCACCGGCCGCCATGTCTCGGCGAAGGAAGGCTTCGAGCTCGGCTTCGTCACGGCGGTCGTGCCGCACGCCGACCTGATGAAGGAGGCGCGCCGGTGGGCCGACGACATCCTCGCCTGCTCGCCGATGTCGGTGCGCGCCACCAAGCAAGTGGTCATGCGCTCGCTCGACGCGCCGGCTCTCGAGGTGGCGATGCACAACCTCCACTATCCCGCGTTCGTCGCCATGACGAGGAGCGAGGACACGGTCGAAGGACCGAAGGCGTTCGCCGAGAAGCGCAAGCCGAACTGGAAGGGGCGGTAG
- a CDS encoding OmpA family protein: protein MKKALMAAAAIVALPVMAQAQTPSSGFYVGAQGGLNWLLNTTILGTGVTPQTGWTAGGVIGYDFVGPRVELEGQYRENQHNGGFTGRAIANKVGQLSVMANLLYDFAPGSVITPYVGAGAGVAFVDGDSSLGSTQFAYQGILGLGWNVDTNFRVNLDGRYYGTSNPSVGGTTWSNNNFSVMLGLQLKFGAPAAAPPPPPPAPAAPSFMVFFDWDRSNLSQQALNTIKQAANAYKTKGNARITATGHTDKSGPEAYNMALSLRRANAVKDALVRDGVPATAISVIGRGESQPLVQTADGVREPQNRRVEIVIQ from the coding sequence ATGAAGAAGGCTTTGATGGCCGCCGCTGCGATTGTCGCGCTGCCGGTCATGGCCCAGGCGCAAACGCCGTCGTCTGGCTTCTATGTCGGTGCGCAAGGCGGTCTGAACTGGCTGCTGAACACCACCATCCTCGGCACCGGCGTCACGCCGCAGACCGGATGGACTGCGGGTGGTGTGATCGGCTACGACTTCGTCGGCCCCCGCGTCGAGCTCGAAGGTCAGTATCGCGAGAACCAGCACAACGGCGGTTTCACCGGCCGTGCCATCGCCAACAAGGTCGGCCAGCTCAGCGTGATGGCCAACCTGCTGTATGACTTCGCGCCGGGCTCCGTCATCACTCCCTACGTCGGCGCTGGTGCCGGCGTCGCCTTCGTCGACGGCGACTCATCGCTCGGCAGCACCCAGTTCGCCTATCAGGGCATTCTCGGTCTCGGCTGGAACGTCGACACCAACTTCCGCGTCAACCTCGACGGCCGCTACTACGGCACGAGCAACCCGAGTGTCGGCGGCACCACCTGGAGTAACAACAACTTCAGCGTGATGCTCGGCCTCCAGCTCAAGTTCGGCGCCCCGGCGGCCGCGCCGCCGCCGCCGCCGCCAGCCCCGGCCGCTCCGTCGTTCATGGTGTTCTTCGATTGGGACCGCTCGAACCTCTCGCAGCAGGCCCTGAACACGATCAAGCAGGCGGCCAACGCCTACAAGACCAAGGGCAACGCCCGCATCACGGCGACCGGCCACACCGACAAGTCGGGCCCCGAGGCCTACAATATGGCGCTGTCGCTGCGTCGCGCCAATGCCGTCAAGGATGCGCTGGTGCGTGACGGCGTGCCGGCCACGGCCATCTCGGTCATCGGCCGCGGCGAGAGCCAACCGCTGGTACAGACCGCCGACGGCGTGCGTGAACCGCAGAACCGCCGCGTCGAGATCGTCATCCAGTAA
- a CDS encoding DUF1013 domain-containing protein has product MSQVLMPKATAVWLVENTTLTFDQISAFAGLHPLEIQAIADGEVAGGMTGLDPTVSGQLTKEEIKRCEADPNARLKLSKRDVPLPAARSKGPRYTPVAKRQDRPDAIAWLLKVHPELQDSQVAKLVGSTKSTVQSVRDRSHWNMQNVRPRDPVTLGLCTLKDLNDAVDRARRKAAREDAARKKAARKAGEPEAEVASEEPTAVDPAEADQPDVGEPTQN; this is encoded by the coding sequence ATGTCGCAAGTGCTGATGCCCAAGGCGACCGCCGTTTGGCTGGTCGAGAACACGACCCTGACGTTCGATCAGATCTCGGCCTTTGCCGGCCTGCATCCGCTCGAGATTCAGGCGATCGCCGACGGCGAGGTCGCGGGCGGCATGACCGGGCTCGATCCGACGGTCAGCGGCCAGCTCACCAAGGAAGAGATCAAGCGCTGCGAGGCCGATCCCAACGCCCGCCTCAAGCTGAGCAAGCGCGACGTGCCGCTGCCCGCCGCTCGCTCCAAGGGCCCGCGCTATACGCCGGTCGCCAAGCGCCAGGACCGGCCCGACGCGATCGCCTGGCTGCTCAAGGTCCATCCCGAACTGCAGGACAGCCAGGTCGCCAAGCTGGTCGGCTCGACCAAGAGCACCGTCCAGTCGGTCCGCGACCGCAGCCACTGGAACATGCAGAACGTGCGGCCGCGCGATCCCGTGACGCTCGGCCTGTGTACGCTCAAGGATCTCAATGACGCGGTCGATCGCGCCCGGCGCAAGGCGGCACGCGAGGACGCCGCGCGCAAGAAGGCGGCACGGAAGGCCGGCGAGCCGGAAGCCGAGGTGGCGTCCGAGGAGCCGACGGCGGTCGATCCGGCGGAGGCCGATCAACCCGACGTCGGAGAGCCGACGCAAAACTGA
- a CDS encoding TRAP transporter substrate-binding protein — translation MIRLTGALVAASAALTMALAGSALAQGKPVEFRYTTGAPPNTPWVMQLDRFVKDVNEESKGAIKINPFINAQLGNEQDTMQQTARGRIDMGGFSVAAAAALVPELSLTSLPFYFSSSRQQDCVYDQALIPYTTNALAQKGVVFLGWTHVGSGNIVGKKPFKSPADVKGLKARSAPTKTAAAFWVALGANPNPLGITEWASAHQTGLVDVSDAPVTFYVPSGLGKVAPVYTRTNHVDSGGIVVMSKAVYDKLTAEQRNALQAAVSKRTAAQLRAEIRGFEEKILELHLKNGGQIVALTPEERAQWQKVLEPAWPQMVKSVGGDAENFFKLMEDAKKKCGV, via the coding sequence ATGATCCGACTGACTGGAGCGCTCGTTGCCGCGAGTGCGGCACTGACGATGGCGCTGGCAGGCTCGGCCCTGGCGCAGGGCAAGCCCGTCGAGTTCCGCTACACCACGGGCGCCCCGCCCAATACGCCCTGGGTGATGCAGCTCGACCGCTTCGTCAAGGACGTGAACGAGGAGAGCAAGGGGGCGATCAAGATAAATCCCTTCATCAACGCCCAGCTCGGCAACGAGCAGGATACGATGCAGCAAACGGCGCGCGGGCGCATCGACATGGGCGGCTTCTCGGTCGCCGCGGCGGCGGCGCTGGTGCCCGAACTCTCGTTGACCAGCCTGCCCTTCTACTTCAGCAGCAGCCGCCAGCAGGACTGCGTCTACGATCAGGCCCTGATCCCCTACACGACCAACGCCCTCGCGCAGAAGGGCGTGGTATTCCTCGGCTGGACGCATGTCGGCTCGGGCAACATCGTCGGCAAGAAGCCGTTCAAGTCGCCGGCCGACGTCAAGGGCCTGAAGGCGCGCTCGGCGCCCACCAAGACCGCGGCCGCCTTCTGGGTCGCCCTCGGCGCCAATCCCAATCCGCTCGGCATCACCGAGTGGGCATCGGCACACCAGACCGGGCTGGTCGACGTGTCCGACGCACCGGTCACGTTCTATGTGCCGTCCGGCCTCGGCAAGGTGGCGCCGGTCTACACTCGCACCAATCACGTCGATTCGGGCGGCATCGTCGTGATGTCCAAGGCGGTCTACGACAAGCTCACCGCCGAGCAGCGCAACGCCCTGCAAGCCGCCGTGAGCAAGCGGACGGCCGCGCAGCTGCGCGCCGAGATTCGCGGCTTCGAGGAGAAGATCCTCGAGTTGCATCTCAAGAACGGCGGCCAGATCGTCGCCCTCACCCCCGAGGAGCGGGCGCAGTGGCAGAAGGTGCTCGAGCCGGCATGGCCGCAGATGGTCAAGTCGGTGGGCGGAGACGCCGAGAACTTCTTCAAGCTGATGGAAGACGCCAAGAAGAAGTGCGGCGTCTGA
- a CDS encoding TRAP transporter small permease codes for MTDTHSAGAPVPSQPPAWIPRVLAIWHRIECWVAVVCFSFIALIMIVDVFGREVLGPTLAALGIDIGPTGIFAAGRFAMIALIVGSFMGVGIATATGSHLVPRVAHSWVPAAWSPALDRIADVVTGTFLLGFVWFGVVFVISTAQTQLRMPVLDWLVWPLQSAIPLGFLSAALRYFVYAAWPAVRPRPPEFQE; via the coding sequence ATGACAGATACCCATTCCGCCGGCGCGCCGGTGCCGTCGCAGCCTCCTGCCTGGATTCCCCGCGTTCTCGCCATCTGGCATCGCATCGAATGCTGGGTGGCTGTCGTGTGCTTCTCGTTCATCGCCCTCATCATGATCGTCGACGTCTTCGGCCGTGAGGTACTCGGACCCACGCTGGCCGCGCTCGGCATCGACATCGGTCCGACCGGCATCTTCGCCGCGGGACGCTTCGCGATGATCGCGCTGATCGTCGGCAGCTTCATGGGTGTGGGCATCGCGACGGCGACTGGCAGCCATCTGGTGCCGCGCGTCGCCCATTCGTGGGTGCCAGCGGCCTGGAGTCCGGCACTCGACCGGATCGCCGATGTCGTCACCGGCACGTTCCTGCTGGGTTTCGTCTGGTTCGGTGTCGTCTTCGTGATCTCGACCGCCCAGACCCAGCTGCGCATGCCGGTGCTGGACTGGCTCGTCTGGCCGCTTCAGTCGGCCATTCCACTCGGCTTCCTGTCGGCGGCGCTGCGCTATTTCGTCTACGCCGCCTGGCCCGCGGTGCGCCCTCGACCACCGGAGTTCCAGGAATGA
- a CDS encoding TRAP transporter large permease subunit — translation MTGVLLAGLIVLLLVLRQPLVVILLGVAAYIHMVWGRGQLDYIVEDMWVGIDKELILSIPLFILCGNVMTRGSIAQRLVAMLQAITRPLPGGLAVACVLSCAVFAAISGSSIVTMLAVGSVLYPAMRKAGYANTFTLGAIMSGGTLGIIIPPSIPMIIYGLITETSIVDLFLAGFGPGALLVTILSVYALWVNRHRPRESFDFGEFKSSFSRGIWAALMPIILLGGIYSGWFTATEAAAVALGYAMVIEIFVHKELKLRDFYLVVLDASKLGGSLFPVLAVALSLNIIMIEHRIPQDMVAFMQGYVDSPLVFILLINVLLLIVGCLMTTGEAILVLAPLLAPVAAAYGYDKVLFGVIMILNLEIGYLTPPVGINLIVAMGAFKQKFGVLCRAALPFILLMMMGLGLVIWQPWIAMYPVTGKF, via the coding sequence ATGACCGGCGTTCTGCTCGCCGGCCTGATCGTCCTGCTGCTGGTCCTGCGCCAGCCACTGGTCGTCATCCTGCTCGGCGTGGCCGCCTACATCCACATGGTGTGGGGGCGCGGCCAGCTCGACTACATCGTCGAGGACATGTGGGTCGGCATCGACAAGGAGCTGATCCTGTCGATCCCGCTTTTCATCCTGTGCGGCAATGTCATGACGCGCGGCTCGATCGCCCAGCGTCTGGTGGCCATGCTGCAGGCGATCACGCGGCCGTTGCCGGGTGGATTGGCCGTCGCCTGCGTTCTGTCGTGCGCGGTCTTCGCCGCCATCTCGGGTTCTTCGATCGTCACGATGCTGGCGGTCGGCTCGGTCCTCTACCCGGCGATGCGCAAGGCTGGTTACGCCAACACCTTCACCTTGGGCGCCATCATGTCGGGCGGCACGCTCGGCATCATCATCCCGCCGTCGATCCCGATGATCATCTACGGTCTGATCACCGAGACCTCGATCGTCGACCTGTTCCTCGCAGGCTTCGGCCCCGGCGCCCTGCTCGTCACCATACTGTCGGTCTATGCCCTGTGGGTGAACCGGCACCGGCCGCGCGAATCGTTCGATTTCGGCGAATTCAAGAGCTCGTTCAGCCGCGGCATCTGGGCGGCGTTGATGCCGATCATTCTGTTGGGCGGCATCTACAGTGGCTGGTTCACGGCGACCGAGGCCGCCGCGGTGGCGCTGGGCTATGCCATGGTGATCGAGATCTTCGTTCACAAGGAACTGAAGCTGCGCGACTTCTACCTCGTCGTGCTCGATGCCTCCAAGCTCGGCGGCTCGCTGTTCCCCGTGCTCGCCGTCGCGCTCAGCCTCAACATCATCATGATCGAGCATCGCATCCCGCAGGACATGGTTGCGTTCATGCAGGGCTACGTCGACAGTCCGCTCGTCTTCATCCTGCTGATCAACGTGCTGCTGCTGATCGTCGGCTGCCTGATGACGACGGGCGAGGCGATCCTGGTGCTGGCGCCGCTGCTTGCGCCGGTCGCCGCCGCCTATGGCTACGACAAGGTGCTGTTCGGCGTCATCATGATCCTCAACCTGGAGATCGGCTATCTGACACCGCCGGTGGGCATCAACCTCATCGTCGCCATGGGTGCCTTCAAGCAGAAGTTCGGCGTGCTGTGCCGGGCGGCACTTCCCTTCATCCTGCTGATGATGATGGGGCTGGGCCTCGTCATCTGGCAGCCCTGGATTGCGATGTACCCCGTCACCGGGAAGTTCTGA
- a CDS encoding NAD(P)H-quinone oxidoreductase codes for MSALPATMTCVEIRIPGGPEALVPATRPVPRAKPGELLIKVAAAGVNRPDIAQRAGLYPPPPGASDLPGLEAAGTVAAMGSGVTGWKIGDPVCALTPGGAYAEYCTVPAPQCLPPPKGFDMVHAAAVPETYFTVWHNLFERGQLKAGESALIHGGASGIGTTAIQLAKAFGARVFTTVRTAEKAAAVTALGADHAVIYKDNDWAAEVKKLSGGVDVVLDMVAGDYIPRNLQLLRLDGRLVIIALQGGAKAELNAGAVMVNRLTITGSTLRPQSVESKGRMARGLAGKVWPLLEKGSIRPVIFKTFPLPQAAAAHAELERADHVGKIMLTM; via the coding sequence ATGAGCGCGCTTCCCGCCACCATGACCTGCGTCGAGATCAGGATTCCGGGCGGTCCCGAGGCGCTGGTGCCGGCGACGCGGCCGGTACCGCGGGCCAAGCCGGGGGAGCTCCTGATCAAGGTGGCGGCGGCTGGCGTCAACAGGCCCGACATCGCGCAGCGCGCGGGACTCTATCCGCCGCCGCCGGGCGCCTCGGATCTGCCGGGCCTCGAGGCCGCCGGCACCGTCGCCGCGATGGGCAGCGGCGTCACCGGCTGGAAGATCGGCGATCCGGTTTGCGCCCTGACTCCGGGCGGCGCCTATGCCGAGTATTGCACCGTGCCCGCGCCGCAATGCCTGCCGCCGCCCAAGGGCTTCGACATGGTGCACGCCGCGGCCGTGCCGGAGACCTACTTCACGGTCTGGCACAATCTCTTCGAGCGCGGCCAACTCAAGGCAGGCGAGTCGGCGTTGATCCATGGCGGCGCAAGCGGCATCGGCACGACGGCGATCCAGCTAGCCAAGGCCTTCGGCGCCAGGGTCTTCACGACAGTGCGAACGGCCGAGAAGGCGGCCGCCGTCACCGCACTCGGCGCCGACCATGCCGTGATATACAAGGACAACGACTGGGCCGCCGAGGTGAAGAAGCTGTCGGGCGGCGTCGACGTCGTGCTCGACATGGTCGCTGGCGACTACATCCCCAGGAACCTGCAACTGCTGCGGCTCGACGGACGGCTGGTCATCATCGCCCTGCAGGGCGGCGCCAAGGCCGAGCTGAACGCCGGCGCGGTCATGGTCAACCGGCTGACGATCACCGGCTCGACCCTGCGGCCGCAAAGCGTCGAGAGCAAGGGCCGCATGGCGCGCGGACTGGCCGGGAAGGTGTGGCCGCTGCTCGAGAAGGGTTCGATCAGGCCGGTCATCTTCAAGACCTTCCCGCTGCCGCAGGCCGCCGCGGCGCACGCCGAACTGGAGCGCGCCGACCATGTCGGCAAGATCATGCTGACGATGTGA
- a CDS encoding DUF1192 domain-containing protein: protein MAFDLDDLDPRQKKTAPRNLDAMNIEDLRDYAAVLKAELERVEAKITAKQSHVAAAASLFKK, encoded by the coding sequence ATGGCCTTCGATCTGGACGATCTCGACCCGCGACAGAAGAAGACTGCGCCCCGCAATCTCGATGCCATGAACATCGAGGATCTTCGGGACTATGCCGCCGTGCTGAAGGCCGAACTCGAGCGCGTCGAGGCCAAGATCACGGCCAAGCAGAGCCATGTCGCGGCGGCCGCGTCCCTCTTCAAGAAGTGA
- a CDS encoding 3-hydroxybutyrate dehydrogenase, with translation MSLKGKVALVTGSTSGIGLAVAQAFAAEGCNLMLNGFGDAAAIERLRLGMEKDCGVKVAYNGADMSKPAQIADLVAKTQSAFGSLDILVNNAGIQFVAPIESFPPEKWDAIIAVNLSATFHAIRAALPAMKQRKWGRIINVASTHGLVASAHKVAYVAAKHGIVGLTKVVGMECADSGITCNAICPGWVLTPLVRAQIEARAKEQGISVEQASRNLLAEKQPQLQFTKPEQIAGLAVFLASDTASNMQGTQIVSDGGWTAQ, from the coding sequence ATGTCGCTCAAGGGTAAAGTCGCACTGGTCACCGGATCGACCAGCGGTATCGGTCTCGCCGTCGCCCAGGCCTTCGCGGCCGAAGGGTGCAACCTCATGCTGAACGGCTTCGGCGACGCGGCCGCCATCGAGCGGCTGCGTCTCGGCATGGAAAAGGACTGCGGGGTGAAGGTCGCCTACAACGGCGCCGACATGAGCAAGCCCGCACAGATTGCCGATCTGGTGGCGAAGACCCAGTCGGCGTTCGGCAGCCTCGACATCCTGGTCAACAATGCCGGCATCCAGTTCGTGGCGCCGATCGAGAGCTTTCCGCCCGAGAAGTGGGATGCCATCATCGCCGTCAATCTCAGCGCCACCTTCCACGCCATTCGCGCCGCTTTGCCGGCGATGAAGCAGAGGAAGTGGGGCCGCATCATCAACGTCGCCAGCACGCATGGCCTGGTCGCCTCGGCGCACAAGGTTGCGTATGTCGCGGCCAAGCACGGCATCGTCGGCCTCACCAAGGTGGTCGGCATGGAGTGCGCCGATTCGGGCATCACCTGCAACGCGATCTGCCCGGGCTGGGTGTTGACGCCACTGGTGCGGGCGCAGATCGAGGCGCGGGCGAAGGAGCAGGGCATTTCGGTCGAACAGGCGAGCCGCAACCTGCTGGCCGAGAAGCAGCCTCAACTCCAGTTCACCAAGCCGGAGCAGATCGCGGGCCTCGCCGTGTTCCTCGCCTCCGACACCGCCTCCAACATGCAAGGCACACAGATCGTGTCCGACGGCGGCTGGACCGCCCAATAG